The following are encoded together in the Citrus sinensis cultivar Valencia sweet orange chromosome 1, DVS_A1.0, whole genome shotgun sequence genome:
- the LOC102608614 gene encoding protein SLENDER RICE1-LIKE 1 — MVLYDSATSGGSNSGSSSSCSGTKQPVAEIDGLLAGAGYKVRSSELRQVAQRLERLETVMVNSPADISQLASDTVHYNPSDLASWVDSLLSEFNQPPLPLPSDLPDLPDIIAGPSVNHTAVGNYLTDNFTTTQQQQQQQQQMMIVTAMEEDSGIRLVHMLMTCAESVQRGEMAVAGSLIEDMKGLLTRVNPSCGIGKVAGCFIDALSFRIMGVGGSICGSVSENEILYHHFYEACPYLKFAHFTANQAILEAFDGHDCVHVVDFNLMHGLQWPALIQALALRPGGPPLLRLTGIGPPSPDGRDSLREIGLRLAELARSVNIRFTFRGVAASRLEDVKPWMLQVSPKEALAVNSILQLHKLLGSDPARNSPMEMVLGWIRNLNPKIMTVVEQESNHNQPEFLDRFTTALYYYSTMFDSLEACPLQPEKALAEIYLQREICNVVCCEGSARVERHEPLAKWRNRLAGAGFRPLHLGSNAFRQASMLLTLFSAEGYSVEETEGCLTLGWHSRPLIAASAWHAVPDVMMSHQNSN; from the coding sequence ATGGTACTGTACGACTCTGCCACGTCAGGCGGAAGCAACAGCGGAAGCTCATCGTCGTGTTCCGGTACGAAACAACCTGTTGCTGAGATAGATGGGTTACTTGCAGGAGCCGGGTACAAAGTACGGTCTTCGGAGCTCCGTCAAGTAGCTCAACGACTTGAACGCCTCGAAACGGTCATGGTCAACTCTCCTGCCGATATCTCCCAACTCGCTTCCGATACCGTCCATTACAATCCCTCTGATCTCGCCTCTTGGGTTGACTCTCTCCTTTCCGAGTTCAACCAGCCCCCGCTCCCTCTACCGTCCGATCTACCCGACCTACCCGATATCATAGCGGGCCCCTCTGTTAACCACACGGCTGTCGGTAACTATCTCACCGATAATTTCACTACTACtcagcagcaacaacaacagcaacagcaGATGATGATTGTTACGGCGATGGAAGAAGATTCCGGGATAAGGCTGGTCCACATGTTGATGACGTGTGCTGAGTCAGTGCAACGTGGCGAGATGGCAGTGGCCGGCTCTTTGATTGAGGATATGAAAGGCTTGCTGACGCGCGTTAATCCGAGCTGCGGTATCGGTAAAGTTGCCGGTTGCTTCATCGACGCGTTGAGCTTTCGGATTATGGGAGTTGGCGGCTCCATCTGCGGATCGGTTTCTGAAAACGAGATTCTGTATCATCACTTCTACGAGGCTTGCCCTTACTTGAAATTCGCTCACTTCACGGCTAATCAGGCCATTTTAGAAGCTTTCGACGGCCACGATTGCGTCCACGTGGTTGATTTCAATTTGATGCATGGTTTGCAATGGCCGGCGTTGATACAGGCGCTGGCTCTTCGTCCCGGCGGGCCTCCGCTGCTGAGGTTGACCGGCATTGGCCCGCCGTCGCCAGACGGCCGCGACTCGCTCCGAGAAATCGGGTTGCGACTCGCCGAGTTGGCGCGCTCCGTCAACATCAGGTTCACCTTTCGTGGCGTGGCGGCTTCCAGGCTCGAGGATGTGAAGCCGTGGATGCTCCAGGTCAGCCCGAAGGAAGCCTTGGCCGTAAACTCAATCTTGCAACTGCACAAATTGCTCGGGTCAGACCCGGCCCGGAATTCGCCTATGGAAATGGTGCTGGGTTGGATTCGGAACCTGAACCCGAAAATCATGACGGTTGTCGAGCAAGAATCGAATCACAACCAGCCAGAGTTCTTGGACCGGTTCACGACGGCTTTGTACTATTATTCAACCATGTTTGACTCGCTCGAGGCCTGTCCGCTTCAGCCGGAAAAGGCCTTAGCCGAGATTTACTTACAAAGAGAGATTTGTAACGTGGTGTGTTGTGAAGGGTCGGCTCGAGTTGAAAGGCACGAGCCGCTGGCTAAATGGAGGAATCGGCTCGCAGGTGCCGGCTTTAGGCCTTTACATCTTGGGTCTAATGCTTTCAGACAAGCTAGTATGCTCTTGACTCTCTTTTCGGCCGAGGGTTACTCTGTTGAGGAAACCGAAGGGTGTTTGACTCTCGGCTGGCACAGCCGGCCTCTCATAGCGGCTTCGGCTTGGCATGCCGTGCCAGATGTAATGATGAGTCATCAgaatagtaattaa
- the LOC102608322 gene encoding glycine-rich RNA-binding protein RZ1A yields the protein MVCREGGRQGVSTSIVVPIKARVIFNLIEERVKMTIDDESSVYVGGLPYSANEDSVRKVFDKYGSVVAVKIVNDRSTRGKCYGFVTFGNPRSAVDAINDMNGRTIDGRVVRVSEVATRGRKSNSGRDQFRHGHRHKGRDRDNNRHRDRYQDRYNDRSRERTSSQDRDKGMGREYEHVRDHDRDPSRDRFSDEDQGRDLENNDQGHTRIHDPELANWERKSELDMTRDREIDGTDDYHTIVDEGKDHLSRKRDGSTVDDHQLREFSSNSSDDNSDQVKELDRSIQRREELKKEISHMEERVNVKEQLVLDLQKRSKKLEEALINAKKLSSHRQKQLTKLYKCFIQVNEYAERLKSCEREFQSIVDAAMTESDIPDDVCVKDGGPRTNGNP from the exons atgGTCTGCAGAGAAGGAGGCAGACAAGGAGTATCCACATCCATAGTTGTGCCGATCAAGGCaagagtaatttttaatttgattgaagAGAGAGTGAAAATGACGATAGATGACGAAAGCTCCGTGTACGTGGGGGGGCTGCCTTACAGTGCTAACGAGGACAGCGTTCGCAAAGTCTTCGATAAATATGGTTCAGTCGTCGCCGTTAAG ATCGTTAATGATCGGAGTACTAGGGGGAAATGCTACGGTTTTGTTACTTTTGGGAATCCTCGATCGGCAGTTGATGCCATCAATGACATGAATGGCAGG ACTATTGATGGGCGTGTTGTGAGAGTAAGTGAAGTTGCAACTAGAGGTAGGAAATCAAATTCTGGTCGAGACCAATTTCGACATGGTCACCGTCATAAAGGTCGAGATAGGGATAATAATCGTCACAGGGACAGATATCAGGATCGATACAATGATAGGTCCAGAGAGCGTACTTCATCTCAGGACCGTGATAAAGGTATGGGAAGAGAATATGAGCACGTGCGTGATCATGATCGTGATCCATCTAGGGATCGTTTCTCGGATGAAGATCAAGGCAGAGATTTGGAGAATAATGACCAAGGTCACACTAGGATCCATGATCCGGAGTTGGCCAACTGGGAAAGGAAGAGTGAGTTGGATATGACTCGAGACAGGGAGATTGATGGAACCGATGACTACCATACAATTGTTGATGAGGGCAAAGATCATTTGTCAAGGAAACGTGATGG TTCTACAGTTGATGACCATCAATTGAGGGAATTTTCGTCAAATTCAAGTGATGATAACAGCGATCAA GTTAAAGAACTGGACAGATCAATCCAAAGGCGTGAAGAACTAAAGAAAGAG ATTTCTCATATGGAAGAGAGGGTAAATGTTAAAGAACAGCTTGTTTTGGATTTACAGAAAAGATCTAAG AAACTGGAGGAAGCGTTAATCAATGCAAAAAAACTTTCTTCACACCGTCAGAAGCAGTTGACAAAG ctgtataaatgttttatacaAGTAAATGAGTATGCTGAAAGACTTAAGAGCTGTGAACGGGAATTTCAG TCAATTGTTGATGCGGCAATGACAGAAAGTGACATCCCTGATGATGTTTGTGTGAAGGATGGAGGACCCCGGACAAATGGCAATCCTTGA
- the LOC102608032 gene encoding myb family transcription factor EFM → MASHSELSLDCKPHSYSMLLKAFGDQAADHETQKLEEVLARLEEERFKIDGLKRELPLCMQLLTNAVEVSRQQLQAYRATNQGPRPVLEEFMPLKNSSSEISETKSQNISDKANWMTTAQLWSQTGNNETKSQNTIAASPKETTTDIVGFNVISPKLALDTKQRNGGAFVPFSKERNSCPSPTLRALPDLALASPDKEMDHQDNRCSENENGRRENLGNHNNNNKISNCNGGAVLHEQVKGVAGNSTEGQTNSNNPTNNNNNNNNNNTHRKARRCWSPDLHRRFVSALQMLGGSQVATPKQIRELMKVDGLTNDEVKSHLQKYRLHTRRPSPSPQQAGAPAPQLVVLGGIWVPSEYTTAAAAAHSGTPALYHHPSPHPPSHFCAASPVPQDFYTTAAPAAPQPPPPLPPLSPAHHQLHLHNQIHMYKATSQGHSSPESDIRGIGDRSESIEDGKSESSSWKGESGDNGVAERKGLAALREDGEESNGSEITLKF, encoded by the exons ATGGCATCCCATTCAGAACTCAGTTTAGATTGCAAACCGCATAGCTATTCTATGCTCTTAAAAGCTTTCGGTGACCAGGCTGCTGATCATGAGACACAAAAGCTTGAAGAGGTCCTTGCTCGTCTTGAGGAAGAACGGTTCAAGATCGATGGTCTGAAGCGCGAGCTGCCCCTTTGCATGCAACTTCTTACCAATG CTGTGGAGGTTTCAAGGCAGCAACTACAAGCCTACAGAGCAACAAATCAAGGGCCAAGGCCAGTTCTTGAAGAATTCATGCCTCTGAAAAATTCAAGCTCTGAAATCTCAGAAACCAAGTCTCAAAATATCTCTGACAAGGCAAACTGGATGACCACTGCTCAACTGTGGAGCCAAACAGGCAACAATGAAACAAAATCACAAAACACAATAGCAGCATCCCCTAAGGAAACTACTACTGATATTGTAGGGTTCAATGTGATTAGTCCCAAGCTGGCCTTGGATACCAAACAGAGAAATGGAGGAGCTTTTGTCCCATTCTCAAAAGAACGGAACTCCTGTCCAAGTCCAACTTTACGGGCTCTCCCAGATCTGGCTCTTGCCTCTCCTGATAAAGAAATGGATCACCAAGATAACAGGTGctctgaaaatgaaaatggaagGAGAGAGAATCTTGgcaatcataataataataataagattagCAATTGCAATGGGGGAGCTGTGCTTCATGAACAAGTGAAAGGTGTTGCTGGTAATTCAACGGAAGGGCAAACAAATTCCAACAACCCtacaaacaacaacaacaacaacaataataataatactcaCAGGAAAGCAAGAAGGTGTTGGTCACCGGACTTGCACCGCCGATTTGTCAGTGCTCTTCAGATGCTTGGTGGTTCTCaag TGGCCACACCAAAACAAATCAGAGAACTGATGAAGGTTGACGGTTTGACCAATGATGAAGTTAAAAGTCATTTGCAG AAATACAGGCTTCACACAAGGCGACCAAGTCCGAGTCCACAACAAGCCGGAGCTCCGGCTCCGCAGCTGGTGGTCTTGGGTGGCATCTGGGTCCCCTCAGAGTACACCACCGCAGCAGCTGCAGCCCACAGTGGGACCCCTGCTCTCTATCATCACCCATCTCCACACCCACCCTCCCACTTCTGTGCTGCATCCCCAGTGCCACAAGACTTTTACACTACAGCAGCGCCGGCAGCACCacaaccaccaccaccattacCACCCCTGTCGCCAGCCCACCACCAGTTGCACCTCCATAACCAAATCCACATGTACAAGGCCACGTCACAGGGCCACAGCTCACCGGAATCGGACATCAGGGGCATTGGAGATCGGTCAGAGAGCATAGAAGATGGCAAGTCAGAAAGCAGCAGCTGGAAAGGTGAGAGTGGTGATAATGGTGTTGCAGAGAGAAAAGGATTGGCTGCTCTGAGAGAAGATGGCGAAGAGAGTAACGGAAGTGAGATTACTCTCAAGTTCTAA
- the LOC107176700 gene encoding uncharacterized protein LOC107176700 isoform X2, with the protein MPFDDSDMPGDNSSIDGPLKLVNFKVTDINLVRKWNNTISLIGALSSGITRNISFGFDLRKKFFKMPGWSVLSILFEGVYVESNENGGERLLCMLGNSTLPYNKWTDDPLNLAKGYWCNYDDKPILLQDDQILLVLRFPQNFNLTRRVILGEMRSLHAEESLKYFDKVRITSQLSQYLKYEFNSELLNSITCSPYVYQEELMEDGAISGFNGLDVCYNLRSISHNLFSVLPHWKFKGINLYPGKLGPFQLEKEIKAANWRYNNVMLMVEHINCEKGTNEDGVGVVKVSAVIRAIPAPVDYHRPPTRTGLSGMTLSAEGIWNPSNGQLCMRGFLGGVDSGLEGCNPLISLYFPQAYSIKERSMIYGSISSENDEKDSFLPIIFDALYSPWLEKSNPPTGAPAISARASS; encoded by the exons ATGCCATTTGATGATAGTGACATGCCAGGGGACAATTCTTCCATTGATGGTCCTTTGAAATTAGTCAACTTTAAAGTAACAGATATAAATCTTGTCCGTAAGTGGAACAACACGATTAGTCTCATTGGGGCGCTTTCTTCAGGCATAACTAGAAACATTTCATTTGGTTTCGATCTGAggaaaaaattcttcaagatgCCAGGATGGTCTGTTCTGTCAATTCTATTTGAAGGGGTTTATGTTGAGAGCAATGAGAATGGAGGAGAACGATTGTTGTGTATGTTGGGGAATTCAACTTTGCCCTATAATAAATGGACTGACGATCCTTTGAATTTGGCTAAGGGCTATTGGTGTAATTATGACGACAAGCCAATTCTTCTCCAGGATGATCAGATTTTGCTTGTTCTTCGGTTccctcaaaattttaatttgactaGAAGGGTGATCCTAGGAGAAATGAGAAGTTTACATGCCGAGGAAAGCTTGAAGTATTTTGATAAAGTTCGCATAACTTCTCAGTTAAGTCAGTATTTAAAGTATGAATTTAATTCTGAACTACTCAACTCAATAACTTGCAGTCCATATGTATATCAGGAAGAATTGATGGAAGATGGAGCTATCAGTGGGTTCAATGGCTTGGACGTTTGTTATAACCTTCGATCGATTTCACACAACCTTTTTAGTGTTCTGCCACATTGGAAGTTCAAGGGCATAAATCTGTACCCTGGGAAGTTGGGACCTTTTCAGctggaaaaagaaataaaagctGCAAATTGGAGGTACAATAATGTTATGCTCATGGTGGAGCATATAAACTGTGAGAAGGGAACTAATGAAGATGGTGTTGGTGTTGTTAAGGTGTCTGCAGTAATAAGAGCAATTCCTGCGCCAGTGGATTATCATAGGCCACCAACAAGGACTGGTCTTTCAGGCATGACTTTGTCTGCCGAGGGGATATGGAATCCATCAAATGGACAGCTCTGCATGCGTGGGTTCCTTGGAGGGGTTGATTCAGGACTTGAAGGATGTAATCCTCTAATTTCATTGTACTTTCCTCAAGCATATTCCATCAAGGAGAGAAGCATGATCTATGGAAGCATATCCagtgaaaatgatgaaaaagacTCATTCTTGCCTATAATATTTGATGCACTG TATTCACCCTGGTTGGAAAAGTCCAATCCTCCAACTGGTGCACCAGCTATCTCAGCAAGAGCCAGCTCCTGA
- the LOC107176700 gene encoding uncharacterized protein LOC107176700 isoform X1: MPFDDSDMPGDNSSIDGPLKLVNFKVTDINLVRKWNNTISLIGALSSGITRNISFGFDLRKKFFKMPGWSVLSILFEGVYVESNENGGERLLCMLGNSTLPYNKWTDDPLNLAKGYWCNYDDKPILLQDDQILLVLRFPQNFNLTRRVILGEMRSLHAEESLKYFDKVRITSQLSQYLKYEFNSELLNSITCSPYVYQEELMEDGAISGFNGLDVCYNLRSISHNLFSVLPHWKFKGINLYPGKLGPFQLEKEIKAANWRYNNVMLMVEHINCEKGTNEDGVGVVKVSAVIRAIPAPVDYHRPPTRTGLSGMTLSAEGIWNPSNGQLCMRGFLGGVDSGLEGCNPLISLYFPQAYSIKERSMIYGSISSENDEKDSFLPIIFDALVRPDLLKLNYIKYVASYLSYNYSKIDLVCALRKRKQPSKFRTIVKQSLLKYPIVADGEDLFYRLYFLSHDFEIDTFAVPDTISASHNSKIFIFMDVLSLGSFLGQYSPWLEKSNPPTGAPAISARASS; encoded by the coding sequence ATGCCATTTGATGATAGTGACATGCCAGGGGACAATTCTTCCATTGATGGTCCTTTGAAATTAGTCAACTTTAAAGTAACAGATATAAATCTTGTCCGTAAGTGGAACAACACGATTAGTCTCATTGGGGCGCTTTCTTCAGGCATAACTAGAAACATTTCATTTGGTTTCGATCTGAggaaaaaattcttcaagatgCCAGGATGGTCTGTTCTGTCAATTCTATTTGAAGGGGTTTATGTTGAGAGCAATGAGAATGGAGGAGAACGATTGTTGTGTATGTTGGGGAATTCAACTTTGCCCTATAATAAATGGACTGACGATCCTTTGAATTTGGCTAAGGGCTATTGGTGTAATTATGACGACAAGCCAATTCTTCTCCAGGATGATCAGATTTTGCTTGTTCTTCGGTTccctcaaaattttaatttgactaGAAGGGTGATCCTAGGAGAAATGAGAAGTTTACATGCCGAGGAAAGCTTGAAGTATTTTGATAAAGTTCGCATAACTTCTCAGTTAAGTCAGTATTTAAAGTATGAATTTAATTCTGAACTACTCAACTCAATAACTTGCAGTCCATATGTATATCAGGAAGAATTGATGGAAGATGGAGCTATCAGTGGGTTCAATGGCTTGGACGTTTGTTATAACCTTCGATCGATTTCACACAACCTTTTTAGTGTTCTGCCACATTGGAAGTTCAAGGGCATAAATCTGTACCCTGGGAAGTTGGGACCTTTTCAGctggaaaaagaaataaaagctGCAAATTGGAGGTACAATAATGTTATGCTCATGGTGGAGCATATAAACTGTGAGAAGGGAACTAATGAAGATGGTGTTGGTGTTGTTAAGGTGTCTGCAGTAATAAGAGCAATTCCTGCGCCAGTGGATTATCATAGGCCACCAACAAGGACTGGTCTTTCAGGCATGACTTTGTCTGCCGAGGGGATATGGAATCCATCAAATGGACAGCTCTGCATGCGTGGGTTCCTTGGAGGGGTTGATTCAGGACTTGAAGGATGTAATCCTCTAATTTCATTGTACTTTCCTCAAGCATATTCCATCAAGGAGAGAAGCATGATCTATGGAAGCATATCCagtgaaaatgatgaaaaagacTCATTCTTGCCTATAATATTTGATGCACTGGTAAGACCTGATTTGCTGAAACTTAACTACATTAAATATGTCGCCTCTTATCTGTCATACAATTACTCTAAGATTGACCTGGTTTGTGCACTAAGGAAGAGGAAGCAGCCATCTAAATTTCGTACCATCGTCAAACAATCACTCCTGAAATATCCAATAGTTGCAGATGGAGAAGACTTATTTTAcagattatattttctttctcatgattttgaaattgacaCCTTTGCAGTACCTGACACGATATCTGCTAGCCATAATTCaaagattttcattttcatggaTGTGCTTTCATTGGGTTCTTTTCTTGGTCAGTATTCACCCTGGTTGGAAAAGTCCAATCCTCCAACTGGTGCACCAGCTATCTCAGCAAGAGCCAGCTCCTGA
- the LOC102628334 gene encoding uncharacterized protein LOC102628334, which translates to MGTLPVMLHLRSLSMLWLLVFFSFATSFTAFENWDDDIPSVVYTYNRFAEIQEKCGSVLSSASELKPDDNRSSRIKEELSFVNGDWEQDSGGAPLMPFDDKEMHRSPAGPGSFLKLASFWVVDVDPVRRTRNMVSLSGIMEIGVTARQPFSYRPGWSPKFRKDPGLSSMTILFEGVYIESEENGGEWLICLLGTSMMPRTNQFLPSWELADMYGYKFGEHHQPPLIQDDQIMLVLRYNRTFSLTTGNITGEMKSLHEKSDFKYFDGVHLSSHLGLHSKYQFGAEELLSKACSPYPYQDSLVDEEVILFKDDNICDTLHRYVSRGMFDIMPSWKSVGSNDDANKLGPFILNGTAKDMDSGSNYFRLNVQNLRCSQGIDENNSNYARVFALFRVIQSWEDEYTSADRTGLSGLTLSAEGIWRSSEGQLCMVGCLGVVETSSQRCNSRICLHFPLTFSITQGTTVFGTITSISDTDSQTPLWFEKKTPPDHITSPKYLKDLGKKWSYKYSKIMQAKAFQTGSKPSVLGTLLRKFLAYPSAYDGGISSLSFLADELSLSGCVVPYAIPKAHMQSTCVTVRLHVLSLGSLFGRYWPQSCGCHQEVEQSSDFNAQTIEASGHLNIFGEHFNNISMSFEGIYDLTAGKMYLVGCRDVRLIQKKIKEEMNLERGMDCQFQVKVEYSPKDARWLKNSEVKISISSKRSKEDPLYFNPVSLKANQIHYDKQLTNMVLRKTFEDILRVLLLIIAIVCTGSQLQYINHCIDPFSYISLVMIYIPAVDYISPLISNGEIFFKWKSFHAHRNQSYEMMNYDRFRFLGYVIKVLSLYALWLTSNLGKKVSATRVRQMGHGLKQQSRLPNEKKIVLITCAVHVFGFLVTHVIREMNAVETVPAPDKFVNERSKLLEWLKELDAYLLLVPDFFLLPQIVGNVLWGNKGKPLRKFYYMGLTCLRFLLHIYDYVRDPVLLENYYGGFDRQKKSLDLNSKFGNIAVAVIAILLAMTVYKQQKSNPREGTAEEHNDDALKPELYQSLLA; encoded by the coding sequence ATGGGAACTTTGCCTGTTATGCTTCATTTGAGGTCATTATCTATGTTATGGTTGCTGGTCTTCTTCAGCTTTGCTACTTCATTTACAGCTTTTGAAAATTGGGATGATGATATTCCCTCCGTAGTCTACACTTACAACAGATTTGCTGAGATTCAAGAGAAGTGTGGCAGTGTTCTGTCATCAGCATCCGAATTAAAACCTGATGACAACAGAAGCAGCAGAATCAAAGAGGAACTTTCTTTTGTGAATGGCGATTGGGAACAGGACTCTGGGGGAGCACCATTGATGCCATTTGATGACAAAGAGATGCATAGGAGCCCTGCAGGCCCTGGCTCTTTCTTAAAATTAGCATCTTTCTGGGTGGTTGATGTTGATCCAGTTCGCCGAACCAGAAACATGGTTAGTCTCAGTGGGATAATGGAAATAGGCGTAACTGCACGTCAGCCCTTCAGTTACAGGCCTGGCTGGTCCCCCAAGTTTCGCAAGGACCCAGGGCTCTCTTCCATGACAATTCTTTTTGAAGGGGTATATATAGAATCAGAGGAGAATGGAGGCGAGTGGCTGATCTGTTTGTTAGGTACTTCGATGATGCCAAGAACTAACCAGTTTCTCCCTTCATGGGAACTTGCAGACATGTATGGATATAAATTTGGAGAGCATCACCAGCCTCCTCTCATTCAAGATGATCAAATTATGCTTGTTCTGCGGTACAACCGGACCTTCAGTTTGACAACTGGGAATATCACCGGTGAAATGAAAAGCTTGCATGAAAAATCAGATTTTAAGTACTTTGATGGAGTCCATTTATCTTCTCATTTGGGTCTCCACTCAAAGTATCAGTTTGGGGCTGAAGAACTTCTATCAAAAGCTTGCAGCCCATATCCATATCAAGACAGCCTGGTAGATGAGGAggttattttgtttaaagatGACAATATTTGTGATACTCTTCACCGTTACGTGTCACGAGGAATGTTTGATATTATGCCAAGCTGGAAATCTGTTGGCTCAAATGACGATGCCAATAAGTTGGGCCCTTTTATTCTCAATGGAACAGCCAAGGACATGGATTCAGGATCTAACTACTTCAGGCTTAACGTTCAGAACTTGCGCTGTAGTCAAGGAATTGATGAAAACAACAGTAATTATGCAAGAGTTTTTGCTTTATTCAGAGTAATTCAATCATGGGAAGATGAATACACTTCAGCAGATCGAACAGGTCTCTCTGGCCTCACTCTTTCAGCAGAAGGAATATGGAGATCTTCAGAAGGGCAGCTCTGCATGGTCGGCTGTCTTGGAGTTGTTGAAACATCTTCACAGAGATGCAATTCACGGATTTGCTTGCACTTCCCTCTCACTTTCTCCATTACCCAGGGAACTACAGTATTTGGGACCATAACTAGCATCAGTGACACAGATTCACAAACTCCTCTATGGTTTGAAAAGAAAACACCTCCTGACCATATAACATCACCCAAGTATTTGAAGGACCTGGGGAAGAAATGGTCGTACAAGTACTCAAAGATTATGCAAGCAAAGGCTTTTCAAACAGGAAGTAAACCATCAGTCCTGGGAACCTTGTTGAGAAAATTTCTTGCGTATCCATCCGCATATGATGGTGGCATTTCCAGTCTTTCCTTTCTTGCAGATGAGCTTTCTCTCAGTGGCTGTGTTGTTCCTTATGCTATTCCCAAGGCCCACATGCAAAGTACATGTGTGACAGTGAGATTACATGTGCTCTCTTTAGGATCACTTTTCGGACGCTACTGGCCTCAAAGTTGTGGGTGTCATCAAGAGGTTGAGCAATCATCAGATTTTAATGCTCAAACGATTGAGGCTTCAGGGCATCTCAACATTTTTGGTGAGCATTTCAACAACATCTCGATGTCCTTTGAGGGTATATACGACTTAACTGCTGGCAAGATGTATCTGGTTGGCTGCAGAGATGTTCGACTTATTCAAAAGAAGATTAAAGAGGAAATGAACCTTGAACGTGGAATGGATTGCCAGTTCCAAGTCAAGGTAGAGTACTCTCCCAAAGATGCACGATGGCTGAAAAATTCAGAGGTTAAAATCTCCATCAGTAGCAAAAGGAGCAAGGAAGATCCTCTCTATTTTAATCCTGTCAGTCTCAAGGCTAATCAAATTCATTACGATAAGCAATTAACAAACATGGTTCTTCGCAAAACTTTCGAGGACATACTTAGGGTGCTCTTGCTGATAATAGCAATTGTTTGCACTGGAAGCCAGTTGCAGTATATCAACCATTGTATTGATCCCTTTTCTTATATATCTCTGGTTATGATTTACATCCCTGCTGTAGATTATATCAGCCCACTGATCAGCAATggagaaatatttttcaaatggaaGTCATTTCACGCTCACAGAAACCAATCATACGAGATGATGAATTATGACCGATTCCGTTTCCTTGGCTATGTCATTAAGGTTCTTTCTCTTTATGCACTTTGGCTGACTTCCAATCTTGGTAAGAAAGTATCTGCAACTCGTGTTAGACAAATGGGTCATGGTCTCAAACAACAGAGCCGATTGCCAAATGAGAAGAAAATTGTCCTCATAACTTGTGCTGTTCACGTCTTTGGATTTCTCGTTACACACGTTATTCGTGAAATGAACGCAGTTGAAACGGTGCCTGCGCCCGACAAGTTTGTAAACGAAAGAAGTAAGTTGCTCGAGTGGCTGAAAGAGCTAGATGCTTATCTTCTTCTGGTTCCAGATTTCTTTTTGCTTCCTCAGATTGTTGGTAACGTTCTCTGGGGGAATAAAGGtaaacctctgaggaaatttTACTACATGGGCTTGACATGTTTGAGGTTCCTGTTGCATATTTATGACTACGTAAGAGATCCAGTGCTGCTTGAAAACTACTATGGTGGCTTTGACCGTCAGAAAAAAAGCTTAGATTTAAATTCCAAGTTTGGTAACATTGCCGTGGCAGTTATTGCGATTCTACTTGCTATGACAGTATACAAGCAGCAGAAAAGTAACCCCCGAGAAGGCACGGCAGAAGAGCACAACGATGATGCCCTCAAGCCTGAACTCTATCAGAGTTTGCttgcttaa